The Oleidesulfovibrio alaskensis DSM 16109 DNA window AACGGCGCACCGCGGTGCGCCGTTACCATGCCACGGGCCTGTCAGCGCGAAAATTTAACTCCGCCCTTGCCCAGCAGGTCATGCAGGTGCACAACCCCCAGCAGCAGTCCGTCATCACCGGTGATGGGCAGCACGGTGATAGCTTTTTCTTCCATCATATCAATAAGCTGCGCCACTGAAAATTCTTTTCTGGCGGTCAGCGGACTGCGTACCATCACATTGGCCACCGGCGATGCGGTTTCCACGCCCGCCTCGCGGCAGACCATGCGGCGCACGTCGCCGTCCGTCAGAATGCCCGACAGGCGCCCCTGACCATCCGTCACCAGCACAGTGCCCAGCCGTCCCTCGTCCAGCACGCGCAGCGCTTCTCCCGTCCGCACGGTCTCGCGCACCACGGGCAGGTTTTCGGTATGCATCAGACTTTCCACCCGCATACTCAGCCGGTGCCCCAGCGAACCGCCCGGATGAAACCGCAGAAAATCATTTTCAGTAAATGATTTCCAATGGATAAGACATACAGCAAGGGCGTCGCCCATGGCCAGCACAGCCGTGGTGGAGGCAGTGGGCGCAAGATTGAGCGGGCACGCCTCGCGGCGGACGCCGGTATCAAGCACCACATCGGCACTCTTTGCCAGCGTGGACTCCAGTCCGCCTGTCATGGCGATAAGCGAAGCCCCCAGACTGCGCAATGCGGGCAGAATGGCGTTCAGTTCGTCAGTCTCGCCGGAATTGGATATGGCGATGATGACATCATCACTGCGCAGCATGCCCATGTCGCCGTGCGCACCTTCCACAGGGTGCAGAAAAAAAGCGGGAGTTCCTGTGGACGACAGCGTGGCCGCCAGTTTGCGGCCCACCAGGCCGGATTTACCCAGCCCGGTAATGACAACGCGGCCCGTGCAGCGTGCCATCAGTGTCAGCGCATCCACAAAACCGCCGTTCAGTCTGTCGCGCATGGCGGCAATGCCTTCAATTTCAATATCCAGCACCTCGCGCGCCAGCGGAATCCAGTCCGTGCGGCGGGTGCATTGTGCGTCCTGAGTCATAAGTTCGGAATCCCTGTTATGAGTTGCATCGCCTCCGGCCAGGGCTGTCGGATACACACCGGATGACGCTGCGATAAAAAAAGCGCATGCGGGCACACCGTGTCCGGCACGGCAGCCCGCATGCACAATATGTCGTATTTAGCAGCCGCACTCAAGGCACGACTTCAGATTTCCTTCGCACTGCAACGGGTAGCTGCCGGTAAAGCATGCCAGACAATAGTCATCCGGCGTACTGACCGACTTGAGCAGCCCCTCTATGCTGATGTAATGCAGGCTGTCCAAACCGATAAAGCGTTCTATCTCTCTTACGGAATGGTTGGCCGCAATCAGTTCGCCCTTGGAGGCAAAATCAATGCCGTAGAAACACGGAAACTTGATGGGGGGGCAGCTCACGCGGAAATGCACTTCGCGGGCGCCCAGCTCCCTCAGTTTTTTCACGCGGGTGCGGATGGTGGTACCCCGCACGATGGAATCATCCACAATGATGATGCGCTTGTCCTTGATCATATCCTTCACAGGGTTGATCTTCACCCTTACGCTGTAATCACGCATATCCTGCGAAGGCTGGATAAAGGTGCGGCCCACATAGTGGTTGCGGATCATGGCATGCTCGTACGGCAACCCCGACTGCTGGGCGTATCCCACGGCGCAGTATACGCCGGAATCGGGAAAGGGCATGACGAAGTCGGCATCCACCGGCGCTTCCGTGGCCAGCTGCTTGCCCATGGCTTTGCGGCAGAAGTAGACATTTTCTCCGAATACCATGGAATCGGGGCGGGCAAAGTAGATCAGCTCGAAGATACAGTGGTGGCGCTTTTTGCCCATATCCATATCATAGCTGTGCACCTTGCCTTTATCGATGACAATCATCTCGCCCGGCTTGACGGAACGGATAAGCTCCGCCTCCAGCAGATCAAAGGCGCACGATTCACTGGCAAAGACATGCGCGTCGCCCACTTTTCCCAGCAGCAAAGGACGAAAGCCGTGCGGGTCACGCACGGCTATCATCTTATCATTGGCCAGAATAAGCAGCGAATACGCACCGCGTGCCTCGCGGCAGGCAGCCATGACGGCTTCTTCGACAGTGCCTCCGTTCATGTGCTTGGCAATCAGATGGACAATTACCTCGCTGTCGTTGGTCGTCTGGAAAATGGAGCCGCTTTCTTCCAGTCTGGAACGAAGCTCCACGGTGTTTACCAGATTACCGTTGTGGGCGATGGCTATATCCATGTTTTTATAGCGCACACGGAACGGCTGGGCATTGCGCAGCAGCGATGCGCCGGTGGTGGAATAGCGGGTGTGGCCGATGGCGATATCGCCTTTGAGTTCTTTGCTCAGATGCCGTTCATTGAACACTTCCGGCACCAGCCCCATGCCGCGTTCTTCACGCAGGGCCGAACCGTCCCATGTTACAATGCCCGCACTTTCCTGCCCGCGGTGCTGCAGCGCATACAGTCCGAAGTAGGTCATGCGGGCGGCTTCGGCATGGTTGTATATGCCGAAGACGCCGCAGTATTCACGTTTCATGATATTATTTTTCCCCGCATACGGGCGCTTCGGTGCTGCCCGCGTAGTATTCCTGCAGGCTTTTCACGGTAAGCCCGCAGCGGCGCTGCTCGGCAATGGCCCGCGCGATGGCGTGCGCACCGGATACCGTGGTGCTGTAGGGTACCCCGTACAGCAGCGTCGCCTGCCGGATGTCCTTGGAATCCTGAACAGTACGCTTTCCGGAGGCGGTGTTCACCACCAGCGAAACCTCGCCGTTCTTTATGAAGTCCACAATGTTGGGTCTGCCCTCGTACACCTTGTACACAGGCGTACATGAAACATTGTTTTCTTCCAGCAGCTTGCATGTGCCTTTGGTGGCCAGCACCTCAAACCCCAGACCGGCGAACACACGCGCCACTTCCACAACGTAGGGTTTGTCCTTGTCGTTGACGGAAATGAAGACCTTGCCTTCCTGCGGCAGTTTCTGTCCGCCGGCGATCTGCCCCTTCATAAAGGCTTCCTCAAATGTGCGGCCCATGCCCATCACCTCGCCCGTGGAACGCATTTCGGGGCCAAGCAGAATATCGACACCCGGGAAGCGCTTGAACGGGAAGACGGATTCCTTAACGGAGAAGTAGCCTCTGCGGCGCATGCTCCACGGGTCGAGTTCGCGCAGCGGCGTTCCCATCATCACCTGTGTTGCCAGACGGGGCAGCGGCACGCCCGTGGCCTTTGAAACAAAAGGCGCGGTGCGCGAAGCGCGGGGGTTGACCTCAAGGATGAACACGCGTCCGTCCTTGATGGCGAACTGAATGTTCATGAGTCCCACCACCTTCAGCTCTGTTGCCAGCGCAACGGTCTGACGGCGGATTTCTTCCACAATATCAGCAGGCAGCGTGTGGGGCGGAATCACACAGGCAGAATCGCCGGAATGAATGCCCGCCTCTTCGATATGTTCCATAATGCCGGCAACGTAGGTATCGCACCCGTCGGAAAGGGCGTCCACGTCAACCTCTGTGGCGTTTTCAAGAAACTTATCGATAAGTATGGGATGCTCCGGAGCTTTGCCCACCGAGTTGGCAAAGTACGTCCGCAGCTGTTCCGCATCGTAAACCACTTCCATGGCACGCCCGCCCAGCACGTAGCTGGGGCGCACAACCACGGGATATCCGATGGTCTCGCTGGCTTTCAGAGCTTCTTCCAGCGACATCACGGTGTCGTTGGCAGGCTGCAGCAGATCCAGCTTCTGAATGAGCGCCTGAAAACGCTCGCGGTCTTCGGCACGGTCGATGGAATCGGGATGTGTACCCAGAATGGGCACACCGGCGCGCATGAGCGGCACGGCGAGGTTCAGCGGTGTCTGCCCGCCGAACTGCACTATGACACCGTCCGGCTTTTCCGCTTCCACAATGTTCATGACATCCTCAAAGGTCAGCGGCTCGAAATACAGCCTGTCCGAGGTGTCGTAGTCGGTGGAGACGGTTTCGGGGTTGGAGTTGACCATGATGGACTGCACGTTCATATCGCGCAGAGCGAACGATGCATGACAGCAGCAGTAGTCAAACTCGATGCCCTGCCCGATGCGGTTGGGTCCGCCGCCGAAGATGATGACCTTTTTACGGTCTTCGGCCACAAGCTCTCTGCCTGTTTCGTATGTGGAGTAATAATACGGCGTATAGGCTTCAAACTCGGCCGCGCAGGTATCCACCAGATAATAGGTGGGCCGGATGCCCATGGACTTGCGCAGATCGCGCACGGCGGATTCGGGCAGCTTCCACATTTCGGCAAGCTGTCTGTCGGAAAAACCGTATTCCTTGGCCCGCTTCATCAGCGACACAAGGTCGGGGTTCTCCGCCACCATGGAGTTTGCCAGCGCAAATCCCTTGAGGGCCGCTTCCATGTCCAGCACATCTTTGAACTGCCGCAGAAACCAGGGGTCGATGGCCGTGATTTCATACAGCTCTTCCAGCGTGAATCCGGCCAGCATGGCCAGACGCAGCCAGAATATGCGTCTGGAGTTGGGCGTGCGCAGCCGCGGCATGATGTCTTCACGCGCGGGCAGCTCTTCGCGGTAGTTGCCCCCGAAACCGGCAGCGCCCACTTCGAGCGAACGCAGGCCTTTCTGCAGGGCTTCCTTGAAGGTACGGCCTATGGCCATGGCTTCGCCCACGCTTTTCATGGCGGTGTTCAGTTCGTCGCGCGAACCGGGGAATTTTTCAAAGGTGAACCGCGGCAGCTTGATGACGCAGTAGTCGATGGACGGCTCGAACGACGCCATGGTCTCGCGGGTGATATCGTTGGGAATTTCGTCCAGCGTATAGCCCACTGCCAGCTTTGCCGCGATTTTGGCTATGGGAAAGCCGGTGGCTTTGGATGCCAGTGCGGAAGAACGCGACACACGGGGGTTCATTTCGATGACCACCATGTCGCCGTTTTCGGGGTTGATGCCGAACTGCACGTTGGAACCGCCGGTTTCCACGCCGATTTCACGCATGATGGCAATGGAGGCATCGCGCATCATCTGGTATTCGACATCGGTCAGCGTCTGGGCAGGTGCCACGGTGATGGAGTCGCCGGTATGCACGCCCATGGGATCGATGTTTTCGATGGAGCACACGATGACGCAGTTGTCATTGCGGTCGCGCATGACTTCCATCTCATATTCTTTCCAGCCCAGCACAGACTGTTCCACAAGGATTTCGCTCTGCATGCTGGCCGCAAGGCCCTGCGAAGCGATTTCCTCAAGGTCTTCCATGTTGTAGGCTATGCCGCCGCCGCTGCCGCCCAGAGTAAATGCGGGCCGCACAATAAGCGGAAAGGGCATTTCGGCGCCCAGCCTGCGCACGTCGTCCATGGTGCGGGCTATACCGCTGGCGGGCACTTTCAGGCCTATGTTGGCCATGGCCTGACGGAAAAGATCGCGGCTTTCCGCCTTGTTGATAACGTCACGGGTGGCGCCTATCAGTTCCACGCCGCACTCTTCCAGCACGCCTGTTTCGGCCACGGCAAGCGCCGTGTTCAGGCCGGTCTGACCGCCCAGAGTGGGCAACAGCGCGCAGGGTCGCTCTTTGCGGATGATGGCGGCGACGGTTTCCGGTTCAATGGGTTCGATGTACGTCCGGTCGGCAAGACCGGGATCGGTCATGATGGTGGCGGGGTTGGAGTTGACCAGCACCACCTCGTAGCCTTCTTCCTTGAGGGCCTTTACGGCCTGAGTTCCGGAGTAGTCGAATTCGCAGGCCTGTCCGATGACAATAGGCCCCGAGCCGATGACCATAATACGCTTGAGGTCGGTCCGCTTTGGCATTTCGCTTCGCTGTATGTCGTCTTGGTTAGGTGTTACACCATAAGGCGGACGCGCGAAAAAGCTGGTGAACAATCACGCTTTCCGGGCAAGGCAGTCCGGCCGCAGACGTTGCGGCACAGGGTGCGACAGCCTGCGCGCCCCGCAGTACCAGGCGAGAAAAGAAGCCCGCGGGCATCCTTTTGTGATTGTTGAGGAACATGCACACGAAGCCTATGCCCCGTCAGCAATCCCGCCTTTATACCCTTTGATGCCCCACAAACGCAAGCACCAGAGTTTGCCCTGCCGTCACAGAATGTGCCCGCGACGTTATAGAGTGCAGGAAACGCTTGCTCTTTACGGCGTGAAGCTGATAATTGCCGAGTACCTAAACCCCGCAAGAGGAGGGAACCATGCTTGCGATCCTGAAATACAAGGCCGGCAACCAGACAAGCGTGCGCCGTGCCCTGAACCACATCGGGATCCCCAACGTGATCACGGCGGACCCCGCCGAGATCGCCGCCTCGGAAGGCATCATCTTTCCCGGCGTGGGGGCCGCCGGACAGGCCATGGACGAACTGACGGCCGCCGGACTTGACGCTGTGCTCAAAGAGCAGGTGGAAGCAGGCAAACCGCTGCTGGGCATCTGTGTAGGCTGCCAGATAATGCTGGACTACAGTCAGGAAAACGATACCCGTACGCTGGGCATCATTCCCGGAGAATGCCATCTGTTCAATCCCGCGCTGGAAGACGAAACCGGCGCGCCCATCCGCGTACCGCACATGGGCTGGAACAGAGTGATACCCAGAAAGCCGTGCGCACTTTTCAAAGGCATTTCCGATGATGCCGAATTTTATTTTGTGCACAGCTACTTTCCCAACCCGCAGCCGGACTATGTCATTGCCACCACGACGTACGGCAAGGAATTCTGCTCTGTTCACGGCGGGCCGGGGCTGTGGGCCGTCCAGTTCCATCCGGAAAAAAGCGGCAGACCCGGACTGAAGCTGCTCAGCAACTTCCACGCATACTGCAAGGAGGCCGCCAATGCTCAGTAAACGGATTATCCCCTGCCTTGACGTGCGTGACGGCCGCCTGACCAAGGGCATAAAATTTCAGGGCAATGTGGACATAGGCGACCCCGTGGAAAGCGCCAGACGGTACTACGAACAGGGCGCCGACGAGATTGTTTTCTACGATATCACCGCATCGCACGAAGGGCGCGGTATCTTTCTTGATATTGTGGAAAAGGTGGCTTCGAGCATTTTCATACCTTTTTCCGTGGGCGGCGGCATAAACACCGTGGACGATATGCGCGACGCGCTCAACGCCGGTGCGGAAAAGGTTTCGGTCAATTCCGGTGCGGTGAAAGACCCTGACATCATCAGCAAAGGGGCCGCCCGTTTCGGTTCGCAGGCCATTGTGCTGGGCATGGATGTCAAGCGCGTGGCCCCGACAGAAGCCATCCCCTCGGGGTACGAAATCGTCATCCACGGCGGACGCAAACACATGGGCATGGACGCGCTGGACTGGGCGAAAACAGCAGAAGTGCTGGGTGCCGGTGAAATCTGCGTCAACTCCATAGACGCCGACGGTACCAAGGACGGCTACGAACTGACCCTGACCCGCATGATAAGCGATGCCGTGCAGATTCCCGTCATCGCCTCGGGCGGGGCCGGACATCCTGCGCATATGTATGACGCCCTGACCAAAGGCGGCGCTTCTGCAGCGCTCATCGCGTCCATTGTGCATTACGGCGAATACACCATACCCGACCTGAAAAAACAGATTCAGGCCATGGGCTGCAAAATGCGGCTGACCTGGTAACACCCCTGCAATGCAGGCCGCCGGCAATGCACACCCGGTGAAAAGCGGGTTGCGTACCGGCCACGGACTGCCGTCGGCAATGCGCTTTAACGCACGACGCTGTCTGCTTCTGCGCTGTTTACTTCTGCCCGCCATGCGCTCATACGCTGCATGGCGGGCTGTTTTTTCCGCTGACAACACCGCCTCGCGCGGCACGCCACAGGAACACTCAATGAGCATACGTCCCGCCACCCGCCGTGATACCGAAGCCATACTGGACATCTGGCTTGAAGCGTCCATCGCGGCGCACAGCTTTATCGATGCCGCATTCTGGCGCGACAACATTGAAGCCATGCGCACCGTCTATCTGCCTTCGGCCACAACAGTTTGCGTATACGACACACCGCAGGGCATCACGGGTTTTTACGCACTGCACAAACGCCATCTGGCCGCGCTGTTTGTGGCGCCACGGCGACAGCGCAACGGCACAGGACGCTGCCTTTTTGCCCATGCACTGCGTCAGGCGGGCGGCCTGACTCTTAATGTCTACGCCGAAAACCGGCAGGCCTGCGACTTTTATCTGGCGCAGGGGTGCACCATAGCAGCCCGCAACACCGACCCGCACACCGGCAGGGCAGAATACATAATGACCTGTGCCCCCGCAGAGGGATAAAACCCGCAGCGGTGTGCAGCCGCTGATGCCGCAGTACTAAAAACGCCCCGGACGCGCCACATGCGCGCCGGAGCGTTTTTCCTGTGTGAGCCTGTACGGTCACAAACTCAGAGTGCGGAAGAATCGGCTGCGGGCACTTGCCCGCAGAAACCGGCGGTTCTTTTACAGAACCGCCGGCGGGTTATCATCAGGCGCTTTTCAGGTTCTGACGCGCCTTGGTATTTGCTTTAAGCAGTACGGAACTGAGCTGTTCGATATCCACGGGTTTTTCCAGATACGCGAATGCGCCCAGCTTCATGCATTCTTCGCGGTCCGCTTCCGAACCCTGACCGGTCAGAATGATCACTTCCACTTCAGGACGGGTTTCCTTTACGCGGCGCAGTACTTCCTTGCCGTCCACTCCGGGCATTTTCAGGTCAAGAATCATCACTTCCGGCTGATCGCGTTCCACGATCTCCAGTGCCGATTCACCGTCATATGCCACGGCGGAACCCATTTCGCGCACTTCCAGCCGCTGCGAAAGCGTCTGGGCAAAGTCGCGCTCATCGTCCACCACCAGCACTCTGTTGGGCAATTCAAAATTGCACTGCCGGTAAATGGACGGGGTATGAATGTCACGACCGCCCACCACACGCACGTCATCCACTCCGGGCATGTCGATAACAGCAGCCCGCAGCGTGGTGCCCAGCCGCTCAAGGTCGGACACATGACCGTTGACCGTCAGTGTGACCGTGCCGGCATCTGCCGCCACAGCCACAAAATGGCCCTTGGTGGCCAGCTGCACTTCCACCTGAGCAGC harbors:
- a CDS encoding KpsF/GutQ family sugar-phosphate isomerase, whose protein sequence is MTQDAQCTRRTDWIPLAREVLDIEIEGIAAMRDRLNGGFVDALTLMARCTGRVVITGLGKSGLVGRKLAATLSSTGTPAFFLHPVEGAHGDMGMLRSDDVIIAISNSGETDELNAILPALRSLGASLIAMTGGLESTLAKSADVVLDTGVRREACPLNLAPTASTTAVLAMGDALAVCLIHWKSFTENDFLRFHPGGSLGHRLSMRVESLMHTENLPVVRETVRTGEALRVLDEGRLGTVLVTDGQGRLSGILTDGDVRRMVCREAGVETASPVANVMVRSPLTARKEFSVAQLIDMMEEKAITVLPITGDDGLLLGVVHLHDLLGKGGVKFSR
- the purF gene encoding amidophosphoribosyltransferase codes for the protein MKREYCGVFGIYNHAEAARMTYFGLYALQHRGQESAGIVTWDGSALREERGMGLVPEVFNERHLSKELKGDIAIGHTRYSTTGASLLRNAQPFRVRYKNMDIAIAHNGNLVNTVELRSRLEESGSIFQTTNDSEVIVHLIAKHMNGGTVEEAVMAACREARGAYSLLILANDKMIAVRDPHGFRPLLLGKVGDAHVFASESCAFDLLEAELIRSVKPGEMIVIDKGKVHSYDMDMGKKRHHCIFELIYFARPDSMVFGENVYFCRKAMGKQLATEAPVDADFVMPFPDSGVYCAVGYAQQSGLPYEHAMIRNHYVGRTFIQPSQDMRDYSVRVKINPVKDMIKDKRIIIVDDSIVRGTTIRTRVKKLRELGAREVHFRVSCPPIKFPCFYGIDFASKGELIAANHSVREIERFIGLDSLHYISIEGLLKSVSTPDDYCLACFTGSYPLQCEGNLKSCLECGC
- the carB gene encoding carbamoyl-phosphate synthase large subunit; protein product: MPKRTDLKRIMVIGSGPIVIGQACEFDYSGTQAVKALKEEGYEVVLVNSNPATIMTDPGLADRTYIEPIEPETVAAIIRKERPCALLPTLGGQTGLNTALAVAETGVLEECGVELIGATRDVINKAESRDLFRQAMANIGLKVPASGIARTMDDVRRLGAEMPFPLIVRPAFTLGGSGGGIAYNMEDLEEIASQGLAASMQSEILVEQSVLGWKEYEMEVMRDRNDNCVIVCSIENIDPMGVHTGDSITVAPAQTLTDVEYQMMRDASIAIMREIGVETGGSNVQFGINPENGDMVVIEMNPRVSRSSALASKATGFPIAKIAAKLAVGYTLDEIPNDITRETMASFEPSIDYCVIKLPRFTFEKFPGSRDELNTAMKSVGEAMAIGRTFKEALQKGLRSLEVGAAGFGGNYREELPAREDIMPRLRTPNSRRIFWLRLAMLAGFTLEELYEITAIDPWFLRQFKDVLDMEAALKGFALANSMVAENPDLVSLMKRAKEYGFSDRQLAEMWKLPESAVRDLRKSMGIRPTYYLVDTCAAEFEAYTPYYYSTYETGRELVAEDRKKVIIFGGGPNRIGQGIEFDYCCCHASFALRDMNVQSIMVNSNPETVSTDYDTSDRLYFEPLTFEDVMNIVEAEKPDGVIVQFGGQTPLNLAVPLMRAGVPILGTHPDSIDRAEDRERFQALIQKLDLLQPANDTVMSLEEALKASETIGYPVVVRPSYVLGGRAMEVVYDAEQLRTYFANSVGKAPEHPILIDKFLENATEVDVDALSDGCDTYVAGIMEHIEEAGIHSGDSACVIPPHTLPADIVEEIRRQTVALATELKVVGLMNIQFAIKDGRVFILEVNPRASRTAPFVSKATGVPLPRLATQVMMGTPLRELDPWSMRRRGYFSVKESVFPFKRFPGVDILLGPEMRSTGEVMGMGRTFEEAFMKGQIAGGQKLPQEGKVFISVNDKDKPYVVEVARVFAGLGFEVLATKGTCKLLEENNVSCTPVYKVYEGRPNIVDFIKNGEVSLVVNTASGKRTVQDSKDIRQATLLYGVPYSTTVSGAHAIARAIAEQRRCGLTVKSLQEYYAGSTEAPVCGEK
- the hisH gene encoding imidazole glycerol phosphate synthase subunit HisH, with the protein product MLAILKYKAGNQTSVRRALNHIGIPNVITADPAEIAASEGIIFPGVGAAGQAMDELTAAGLDAVLKEQVEAGKPLLGICVGCQIMLDYSQENDTRTLGIIPGECHLFNPALEDETGAPIRVPHMGWNRVIPRKPCALFKGISDDAEFYFVHSYFPNPQPDYVIATTTYGKEFCSVHGGPGLWAVQFHPEKSGRPGLKLLSNFHAYCKEAANAQ
- the hisF gene encoding imidazole glycerol phosphate synthase subunit HisF — encoded protein: MLSKRIIPCLDVRDGRLTKGIKFQGNVDIGDPVESARRYYEQGADEIVFYDITASHEGRGIFLDIVEKVASSIFIPFSVGGGINTVDDMRDALNAGAEKVSVNSGAVKDPDIISKGAARFGSQAIVLGMDVKRVAPTEAIPSGYEIVIHGGRKHMGMDALDWAKTAEVLGAGEICVNSIDADGTKDGYELTLTRMISDAVQIPVIASGGAGHPAHMYDALTKGGASAALIASIVHYGEYTIPDLKKQIQAMGCKMRLTW
- a CDS encoding GNAT family N-acetyltransferase, translated to MSIRPATRRDTEAILDIWLEASIAAHSFIDAAFWRDNIEAMRTVYLPSATTVCVYDTPQGITGFYALHKRHLAALFVAPRRQRNGTGRCLFAHALRQAGGLTLNVYAENRQACDFYLAQGCTIAARNTDPHTGRAEYIMTCAPAEG
- a CDS encoding response regulator, which codes for MSVIAVHYGIYCHEDQYLSAIREATGYSFVTDDTVVEEASRRSGISASRLRKAFDAKPSIFNSFTNDRERARAWFRMIVAEYLVKENVMFGGFTAMMVPAAVKHALKVCLIANRDARLAAAATLGISESDAQKTMRAGDSDAAEWVNTLTGNTDPWAAGLYDIVIPVDKSTPLEAAALVKEMLGREAVQPDARSRKTAQDALLAAQVEVQLATKGHFVAVAADAGTVTLTVNGHVSDLERLGTTLRAAVIDMPGVDDVRVVGGRDIHTPSIYRQCNFELPNRVLVVDDERDFAQTLSQRLEVREMGSAVAYDGESALEIVERDQPEVMILDLKMPGVDGKEVLRRVKETRPEVEVIILTGQGSEADREECMKLGAFAYLEKPVDIEQLSSVLLKANTKARQNLKSA